A genomic window from Litoreibacter janthinus includes:
- a CDS encoding MFS transporter has translation MLTEITDKADRIRVFTLLSVFIMAGFGLSPVFGYLLVDAGFDIGLTFTLTAVLCLISGALFMSLRGAIAKLSHGQTPSISSGLSMVALRQVFRSRAIRPIIMVGLGASVFAAVTNFQTVFAAQNGLEYATYFFAYTVTVIICRVVFAEFMGGRAPYGTISVLLAIMVASVASLMFLTDGRISYIIGAVLFGIGYGVSYPIVKAMAANDAKPEYLEQTLQIFGFSYFIGVFGFPFIAGWTITAFGIGSLLALAIVLSAVECLLAFHRFATDNRTLIAKSAPD, from the coding sequence GTGCTCACTGAGATTACAGACAAGGCAGACAGGATCAGAGTTTTCACACTACTTTCCGTATTCATCATGGCAGGATTTGGCTTGTCCCCCGTCTTTGGGTATCTGCTGGTGGATGCAGGCTTTGATATTGGACTGACTTTTACGCTGACCGCTGTGCTTTGCCTCATAAGTGGTGCACTGTTCATGTCGCTCCGCGGTGCAATCGCCAAGCTTTCGCATGGTCAAACACCTTCCATCAGCAGCGGGTTAAGCATGGTCGCATTGCGACAGGTTTTCCGCTCAAGAGCTATTCGCCCGATCATCATGGTCGGCCTCGGTGCGTCGGTTTTTGCGGCAGTGACCAACTTCCAGACTGTCTTCGCCGCACAAAACGGATTGGAATACGCGACCTACTTTTTTGCATATACGGTCACTGTAATCATTTGCAGGGTCGTTTTTGCCGAGTTCATGGGCGGGCGCGCACCCTATGGCACCATCAGCGTCTTGCTCGCGATTATGGTCGCCAGTGTTGCAAGCCTGATGTTTCTGACCGACGGACGGATTTCATACATCATCGGGGCCGTTCTTTTTGGGATCGGCTACGGTGTATCTTACCCGATTGTCAAAGCGATGGCGGCAAATGATGCGAAACCCGAGTACTTGGAGCAAACGCTTCAGATATTTGGGTTCTCGTACTTCATTGGCGTTTTTGGCTTCCCGTTTATCGCCGGGTGGACAATCACAGCGTTTGGGATCGGCAGCCTGTTGGCACTGGCAATCGTGCTTTCGGCAGTCGAATGCCTGTTGGCCTTTCATAGATTCGCAACCGACAATCGAACCCTGATTGCGAAGAGCGCTCCCGACTAA
- a CDS encoding PqiC family protein, giving the protein MNYLKLAMFGAILALTGCGATPDLYPVTPPQVEQKQRIAFRSVEVRDISLPTYASANEIAVEGLDGKLATDAAVLWADSPERAVSLELTRNLARITGARVASEPWPFEAFPDARLEVRFESLIAGANGQFRASGQFFVGVPDGGRERSGLFELSVPFDPLGGPQAIATARGAVILDLADYIARNGLR; this is encoded by the coding sequence ATGAACTATCTTAAGCTCGCTATGTTTGGGGCGATCCTTGCGCTTACGGGCTGTGGGGCAACGCCTGACCTTTATCCGGTCACGCCACCGCAGGTCGAACAGAAGCAACGCATTGCGTTCCGCTCCGTAGAGGTGCGGGATATTTCCTTACCGACCTATGCCAGCGCGAACGAGATCGCCGTCGAAGGTCTGGATGGCAAGCTTGCCACCGACGCTGCTGTGCTTTGGGCGGATAGTCCTGAAAGGGCAGTTTCGCTGGAATTGACACGTAATCTTGCGCGCATAACCGGCGCTCGTGTGGCATCCGAGCCTTGGCCGTTCGAGGCCTTTCCGGATGCGCGGTTAGAGGTTCGTTTTGAAAGCCTTATCGCAGGTGCGAACGGACAATTTCGTGCGTCAGGGCAGTTTTTTGTAGGGGTTCCGGATGGCGGGCGCGAACGGTCTGGCCTGTTCGAGCTTTCAGTGCCGTTTGATCCACTGGGCGGGCCACAGGCGATTGCGACAGCGCGTGGCGCGGTGATCCTGGATCTGGCAGACTATATCGCTCGCAACGGGTTGCGTTAG
- a CDS encoding intermembrane transport protein PqiB, whose translation MSKTPTPVKIAPARKSIFANASFVWIIPILALVIALGVAWQTYNDRGPLIEIEFKNGSGIATRETELRFRDVAVGVVEDVKFAPNLSGVVAHVRLNKDVAPFVDAGSTFWVVQPELSAQGVSGLETVLSGVYIEGSWDGEIGPPQSRFKGLPNTPLYRYGKEGLEITLRTTPGGSLTDNSPITFRGIEVGRIGKAHISQQGSFAVAEAIIYHPHSRLISPTTRFWDTSGFTFSVGPGGAEIDFSSLATLVGGGVTFETFVSSGRRVSDGNSFEVYPDEASARESVFNSSQAEPLQMRVVFDESVSGLTIDAPVELSGLQIGRVTGVSGVIDADAFGDERVRLNAVLNIQPARLGLQDEVTPTAALQFLKRRIEEGLRARLASASLLAGGLKIELIEVENAPLYVVQTGEGIIPIIPSTDSEITDVTGTVEGVVARINNLPIEELLNSAIQFLNSADALISSEDLRETPQVVRALLGDVRDIVASDDLQAIPVKLNATLGRFETLLAQLEEDKFSTQLLAAVNAAAAAANGVNASVEGVPALIAQLQAVAAKAETLPLETLTTQLTTLTASADAILGTDAAKQLPADLGAALNEINATLRELREGGAVTNINATLDSARKAADAVATSTQDLPALVERVRVVLNQANQTIAGYNKGDVLSRDAQSALRDISKAAEAMTSLARMLERNPGSLIRGR comes from the coding sequence ATGAGTAAAACACCGACGCCAGTCAAAATCGCGCCTGCCCGCAAATCCATATTTGCGAATGCGTCGTTTGTTTGGATCATCCCGATACTGGCCTTGGTCATAGCTCTTGGTGTCGCGTGGCAGACATACAACGACCGCGGGCCTCTCATTGAGATCGAGTTTAAAAACGGATCGGGTATCGCGACGCGCGAAACCGAGCTGCGCTTTCGCGACGTGGCCGTCGGAGTCGTCGAAGACGTGAAATTTGCACCGAACTTGTCCGGCGTTGTCGCTCATGTGCGACTGAACAAAGACGTTGCGCCGTTCGTCGATGCGGGCTCAACCTTCTGGGTGGTCCAGCCAGAGCTGAGCGCCCAAGGTGTCAGTGGGCTCGAGACTGTTCTGTCCGGCGTGTATATTGAAGGCTCATGGGATGGCGAAATAGGCCCGCCCCAGTCGAGGTTCAAAGGCCTCCCGAACACCCCGCTTTACCGATACGGCAAAGAAGGGCTTGAGATCACGCTGCGGACGACGCCGGGCGGAAGCCTCACGGATAACAGCCCCATTACGTTTCGCGGGATTGAGGTTGGGCGTATTGGGAAGGCGCACATTTCGCAGCAAGGCAGTTTCGCCGTCGCAGAGGCAATAATCTACCACCCCCATAGCCGTCTGATTTCCCCAACCACACGGTTCTGGGATACCTCAGGTTTCACATTTTCAGTGGGCCCAGGTGGGGCCGAAATCGACTTCTCATCTCTTGCGACACTTGTCGGTGGCGGGGTGACTTTCGAAACCTTCGTTTCCAGCGGGCGCCGCGTTTCCGATGGCAATAGCTTCGAAGTGTATCCTGATGAGGCTTCTGCCCGTGAAAGTGTGTTCAATTCTTCCCAAGCGGAACCATTACAAATGCGGGTGGTTTTCGACGAGAGCGTCTCCGGCTTGACCATTGATGCCCCAGTCGAGCTGAGCGGGTTGCAGATTGGCCGTGTGACAGGGGTCTCGGGCGTTATTGATGCCGACGCTTTCGGGGATGAGCGTGTTCGATTGAACGCCGTGCTGAACATCCAGCCCGCGCGGCTTGGATTGCAAGATGAGGTCACCCCAACCGCAGCCCTGCAGTTTCTGAAGCGGCGCATAGAAGAGGGCCTGCGCGCGCGTCTGGCTTCCGCAAGCCTTTTGGCTGGGGGCTTGAAAATCGAATTGATCGAGGTGGAAAACGCCCCGCTCTATGTCGTGCAAACGGGTGAGGGCATCATACCGATCATCCCTAGCACCGATAGTGAAATAACTGATGTCACAGGCACGGTTGAGGGGGTTGTGGCGCGTATCAACAATTTGCCCATTGAAGAATTGCTCAACAGCGCCATTCAGTTCCTGAACAGTGCGGATGCCTTGATCTCCAGTGAGGATTTGCGTGAGACGCCACAGGTCGTACGCGCCCTGCTCGGGGATGTGCGCGATATTGTTGCCTCCGACGATCTGCAAGCTATTCCAGTCAAGCTGAACGCAACGCTCGGCCGTTTTGAAACCCTGTTGGCGCAGTTGGAAGAGGACAAGTTTTCAACGCAGCTTCTGGCGGCTGTCAATGCAGCTGCTGCTGCTGCCAACGGCGTGAACGCATCTGTTGAAGGTGTCCCTGCGTTGATTGCACAACTTCAAGCTGTAGCTGCGAAGGCCGAGACCTTGCCGCTAGAGACTTTAACGACGCAGCTGACCACACTCACAGCGTCGGCAGACGCGATTTTGGGAACCGATGCCGCGAAACAACTGCCTGCTGATCTTGGTGCTGCCTTGAACGAGATTAACGCCACCCTACGCGAATTGCGAGAAGGCGGGGCCGTCACCAACATCAACGCGACCCTAGACTCGGCCCGCAAAGCTGCCGATGCGGTGGCGACGTCGACACAAGACTTGCCGGCGTTGGTGGAACGTGTGCGGGTCGTTCTAAATCAAGCCAATCAAACCATTGCAGGTTACAACAAGGGCGATGTTTTGAGCAGGGATGCTCAGAGTGCGTTGCGTGATATTTCTAAGGCGGCGGAGGCGATGACGTCGCTTGCTCGGATGCTCGAACGCAACCCAGGCTCACTTATTCGGGGAAGATGA
- a CDS encoding paraquat-inducible protein A, producing the protein MEVAGQNASIISARDIDVVACTRCTQVWPAGTRVCGRCGSRIVAREEKSLQRVWALWLVGLMCYVPANMYPMLQTRTLLSMQEDTIVGGAVELIHHGAVGIALIILIASVVIPLAKFMAIGFLAISVTRPSSVSNHHRQILYEVVEYIGRWSMIDIFVVAIMSSLVQLNTLAAVNPGRASLFFALSVIFTMLSAQSFDSRMIWDVQTEHEGAFSDE; encoded by the coding sequence ATGGAAGTCGCTGGACAAAACGCAAGCATCATAAGCGCGCGCGATATTGACGTCGTCGCCTGTACGCGATGCACGCAGGTCTGGCCCGCAGGCACGCGAGTCTGTGGCCGTTGCGGAAGTAGAATTGTCGCGCGCGAGGAAAAGAGCCTGCAACGGGTCTGGGCGCTTTGGCTGGTCGGGTTGATGTGTTACGTGCCGGCCAATATGTACCCGATGCTGCAAACACGCACGCTGCTCAGCATGCAGGAAGACACTATCGTCGGGGGCGCTGTTGAGCTGATTCACCACGGGGCCGTGGGTATTGCTCTTATTATCCTCATTGCGAGCGTTGTCATTCCCTTGGCAAAATTCATGGCCATTGGGTTTCTAGCGATTTCGGTCACACGACCGTCCAGTGTGTCAAATCATCATCGGCAAATCCTGTACGAAGTCGTCGAATATATCGGGCGCTGGTCGATGATCGACATTTTTGTGGTTGCGATCATGTCGTCACTCGTTCAGTTGAACACACTGGCCGCAGTGAACCCCGGCCGCGCAAGCTTGTTTTTCGCTCTGTCTGTCATCTTCACAATGTTGTCGGCGCAGTCATTCGATAGCCGCATGATTTGGGATGTTCAGACCGAACACGAAGGAGCGTTCAGTGATGAGTAA
- a CDS encoding paraquat-inducible protein A — protein sequence MNQKLPIPLDNLIVCTHCDAVFTLERPQAGQKASCARCGAVLISPRRKAGLQIIAVSLAIAILIIGATVFPFLSISAAGTTNSVSILDAALAFSEGPLVFLTLTTAALIIFVPLARALLTIYVLVPIVLDYPPARGATQAFRLSEALRPWSMAEIFVLGCAVALVKISDLADVAFGPAFWMFSSLVVLVVVQENFICRWSVWKSLDKTQAS from the coding sequence ATGAACCAGAAGCTGCCGATTCCCCTCGACAACTTGATTGTCTGTACGCATTGCGATGCTGTGTTCACGCTTGAGCGCCCTCAAGCGGGGCAAAAAGCCAGCTGTGCGCGATGTGGGGCTGTCTTGATCTCTCCGCGTCGCAAGGCAGGACTGCAGATTATCGCGGTGTCGCTTGCCATCGCAATATTGATCATCGGCGCGACAGTTTTCCCGTTCCTTTCGATTTCAGCGGCTGGAACAACAAATTCTGTCTCGATACTTGATGCGGCGCTGGCCTTCAGCGAAGGGCCGCTGGTGTTTCTCACGCTCACTACAGCGGCGTTGATTATATTTGTACCGTTAGCGCGTGCGTTGCTAACGATCTACGTCCTTGTTCCGATAGTGCTTGATTATCCACCCGCACGAGGAGCGACCCAGGCCTTTCGCCTGTCAGAGGCCCTACGGCCTTGGTCCATGGCGGAGATATTTGTGCTTGGTTGTGCGGTGGCATTGGTAAAGATCAGCGATCTGGCGGATGTTGCGTTCGGACCCGCATTTTGGATGTTTTCGTCCTTGGTCGTTCTAGTTGTGGTGCAGGAGAATTTCATTTGTAGGTGGTCGGTATGGAAGTCGCTGGACAAAACGCAAGCATCATAA
- a CDS encoding DUF4386 domain-containing protein — translation MKPSHADPSLVRLAGALYLAIIFCGLTAELLLRGPLLQGTPDQIAQALGANIGQLRLSLIADTVMLLADVALALVFFGLLRHISEPLALAAMVFRLGQAALIGASLMALGSAPSLLADAPRVAVHMTVLHAIGYDIGLILFSVNSVIMSVLLWRSQVPKVIAGGIAASGLVYSTGSLARLAAPDWVVVIEPVYLIPMIAESALCLWLLIWARL, via the coding sequence GTGAAACCGTCTCATGCTGACCCCAGTCTCGTACGCCTTGCCGGCGCGCTTTATTTGGCCATAATTTTTTGTGGGCTTACCGCTGAATTGTTGTTGCGCGGACCCTTGCTTCAGGGCACGCCAGATCAAATCGCCCAGGCGCTTGGCGCCAATATTGGACAACTTCGTCTGAGCCTCATTGCCGATACGGTGATGCTGTTGGCCGATGTCGCGCTTGCCCTCGTCTTTTTCGGTCTCCTGCGGCATATCTCCGAACCTTTGGCGCTTGCCGCAATGGTGTTCAGACTGGGTCAGGCTGCGCTCATCGGCGCCAGCTTAATGGCCCTAGGCAGTGCGCCGTCGTTGCTTGCAGACGCTCCACGCGTTGCGGTGCACATGACCGTCTTGCATGCGATAGGCTATGACATTGGCCTGATTCTCTTTTCGGTCAACAGCGTGATCATGTCTGTCCTGCTTTGGCGCTCGCAGGTGCCGAAAGTGATCGCGGGTGGCATCGCGGCTTCGGGCCTCGTTTATTCGACAGGGAGCCTGGCACGCCTTGCCGCGCCCGACTGGGTTGTTGTGATCGAGCCCGTTTACTTGATCCCCATGATCGCTGAAAGCGCTCTTTGCCTTTGGTTGCTTATCTGGGCACGGCTTTGA
- a CDS encoding sensor histidine kinase encodes MKKTGPLQRWGHITLPGQFLLAGALVMLATMLTVGLWVSSKIEQAVVQNSALAASSYIESFISPLSQDLASGDALSEPARQAMEEIFSNTALNERVVSYKIWKAGGLIVQASDPALIGRVFEPSDDLRAAWLGQVAASYEDHNDSEDEAEALLGVPLLEVYSPVREIWSGRVIAVAEFYERADVLERELSDASRKSWIIVGASFLASGALLFGIVQTGGQTIREQRLRLEDQLAATEELATQNHALRRRAITASSRATAQTERAIRRIGLDLHDGPAQHLSLAALRLDAALAKADLQQPNEDIRETLNQAMEELRAISRGLSVPDLDQLDLPSVVRRATEENEKQTGMSIETSFVGRDPGDLGYAEKLCIYRFLQEGLSNAYRHGNVTAAQVQVCGGETHITVEVSDSGAGFDANLRREIRDDGGQGLLGLRDRSESIGGSIDIESKPDAGTKLRLSLPLEE; translated from the coding sequence ATGAAAAAGACCGGACCATTGCAAAGGTGGGGACACATTACGTTGCCGGGCCAATTTCTACTGGCTGGGGCGTTAGTTATGCTCGCCACGATGCTGACCGTCGGGCTTTGGGTTTCATCGAAAATCGAGCAGGCTGTCGTTCAGAATTCGGCACTGGCTGCTTCATCTTACATCGAGAGCTTTATTTCTCCGCTTAGTCAGGATCTCGCCTCCGGCGACGCGCTATCAGAGCCTGCCAGGCAGGCTATGGAAGAGATATTCTCCAACACCGCTTTGAATGAAAGGGTTGTGTCCTACAAGATATGGAAGGCAGGAGGGCTCATTGTTCAGGCATCTGATCCTGCACTGATCGGACGCGTATTTGAACCATCGGACGACTTGAGGGCCGCTTGGCTTGGTCAGGTTGCGGCTTCCTATGAAGACCACAACGACAGCGAGGATGAAGCAGAAGCCTTGCTCGGTGTGCCGCTTCTTGAGGTCTACAGCCCGGTGCGCGAGATTTGGAGCGGGCGCGTCATCGCGGTCGCAGAGTTTTACGAGCGCGCCGACGTATTGGAGCGCGAATTGTCAGACGCAAGCCGCAAAAGCTGGATTATCGTTGGCGCTTCTTTCTTGGCGAGCGGAGCGCTTTTATTCGGGATCGTTCAGACCGGCGGGCAGACCATTCGTGAGCAACGGCTGCGCCTTGAAGATCAGTTGGCGGCGACCGAAGAGCTAGCTACTCAAAATCACGCATTGCGCAGACGTGCAATCACCGCCAGCTCGCGCGCCACAGCGCAGACCGAACGCGCCATTCGACGCATCGGGCTCGACCTGCATGACGGACCCGCCCAGCATTTGTCTCTCGCAGCGCTCAGGCTTGATGCGGCCTTGGCAAAGGCCGACCTCCAGCAGCCCAATGAAGACATTCGGGAAACTCTAAATCAGGCTATGGAGGAACTCCGTGCGATATCTCGTGGCCTGTCTGTTCCTGATCTGGACCAGCTCGATCTTCCAAGCGTCGTCCGACGCGCTACGGAGGAAAACGAAAAACAAACAGGCATGTCGATTGAAACGAGCTTTGTGGGACGTGATCCCGGTGATCTGGGCTATGCGGAGAAGCTTTGCATCTACAGATTTCTTCAAGAAGGGCTTTCCAACGCCTACCGGCATGGCAATGTCACGGCGGCGCAGGTGCAGGTATGCGGGGGAGAAACCCATATTACGGTCGAGGTTTCAGACAGTGGCGCCGGTTTTGATGCCAATTTACGTCGTGAAATTCGTGATGACGGAGGTCAGGGCCTTCTTGGACTGCGCGACCGGTCAGAGAGTATTGGCGGTTCAATTGATATCGAAAGCAAACCCGACGCTGGAACGAAATTGCGGCTTTCGTTGCCGCTGGAGGAATGA
- a CDS encoding response regulator, whose product MIKLIVADDHPIFRDGLVKSIAETGDFEIVGIAASAQEAVELAAKFKPDVALLDLSMPGNGITAAARIVEAQTAKYVAMLTVSEDDADVTAAFQAGAIGYVLKGVSAEDLRRILKGIARGDAHVSPGLAAQVLKIMQSPKKVDQNPIDDLTKREEQILRLVATGQSNREVADQLNLQEKTVKHYMTTILGKLHARNRVEAALIAHEAWNR is encoded by the coding sequence ATGATAAAACTAATCGTAGCCGATGATCATCCGATCTTTCGCGATGGATTGGTAAAAAGCATCGCAGAGACTGGGGATTTTGAAATTGTTGGCATCGCGGCGTCCGCACAAGAGGCCGTTGAACTAGCCGCGAAATTCAAGCCAGATGTCGCCCTTCTCGACCTTTCGATGCCAGGAAACGGGATCACTGCGGCTGCGCGCATTGTGGAAGCGCAAACCGCAAAATACGTCGCAATGCTAACGGTCTCCGAGGACGATGCAGATGTCACCGCAGCGTTCCAAGCCGGCGCCATCGGGTATGTTCTGAAAGGCGTTTCCGCCGAAGATCTAAGGCGCATTCTCAAAGGTATCGCGCGGGGCGACGCGCACGTCTCCCCCGGCCTCGCTGCGCAAGTCCTGAAAATCATGCAGTCCCCAAAGAAGGTCGACCAAAACCCGATCGATGACCTGACCAAACGCGAGGAACAAATCTTGCGTCTCGTGGCGACAGGGCAAAGCAACCGCGAAGTGGCCGATCAACTCAACCTGCAGGAAAAAACCGTTAAGCACTACATGACGACGATCCTTGGAAAATTACACGCGCGAAACCGGGTAGAGGCGGCGCTGATCGCCCATGAAGCGTGGAACCGTTAG
- a CDS encoding polyphosphate polymerase domain-containing protein, with amino-acid sequence MTQFTPNMDLDWLVSGFTPITLDQLNESAEMLSRIDNKYVVDRWSLERVLPELLTQFDILEIDNRRMFTYETRYFDDAERSAYYEHHQGLRKGFKVRVRRYADAGLSYLEVKVKGRRGMTVKHRLPYTLGAGESLCNEALSFARDTYSEHYGKPFRYALQPALDIRYQRITLVAKSGGERMTIDARLQFWNSNNSLNATSDVFIVETKSALGRGFADKCLRRVHARPTKKCSKYCIGMAALGEVTRWNRFMPTMRLLKLMDGSQLARLPERLKAA; translated from the coding sequence ATGACGCAATTCACACCGAACATGGATCTGGACTGGCTTGTCAGCGGGTTTACCCCGATCACTTTGGATCAGCTCAATGAAAGTGCAGAAATGCTGTCGCGCATCGACAACAAATACGTCGTGGACCGTTGGTCCCTAGAGCGTGTTTTGCCTGAGCTTTTGACCCAGTTCGACATTCTGGAGATCGATAACCGTCGCATGTTCACCTATGAAACGCGCTATTTCGACGATGCAGAGCGCAGCGCCTACTACGAGCACCATCAAGGACTTAGGAAGGGCTTCAAAGTTCGGGTTCGCCGGTACGCCGATGCCGGTCTGAGTTATCTGGAGGTTAAGGTGAAAGGGCGCCGCGGTATGACTGTCAAACACCGGCTGCCCTATACCCTTGGGGCTGGCGAAAGCCTCTGCAACGAGGCACTTTCTTTCGCGCGGGATACCTACTCCGAGCACTACGGGAAACCGTTCAGGTATGCGTTACAACCTGCTTTGGACATCAGGTATCAAAGGATCACCTTGGTGGCAAAATCCGGTGGCGAGCGCATGACAATTGATGCGCGGCTTCAATTCTGGAACAGCAACAATTCACTGAACGCGACCAGCGACGTATTCATTGTCGAGACAAAATCGGCGCTTGGGCGAGGCTTCGCGGACAAATGCCTGCGACGTGTACACGCGCGACCAACGAAAAAGTGCTCCAAATATTGCATTGGAATGGCGGCCTTGGGGGAAGTAACGCGTTGGAACCGTTTCATGCCAACCATGCGCTTGCTCAAGTTGATGGACGGATCACAGCTTGCTCGCCTGCCTGAAAGACTAAAAGCCGCCTGA
- a CDS encoding DUF4956 domain-containing protein, giving the protein MVDFSDPTWELVARLAIDTVAMTLLIFGMYYRRYRDRELAATASMFNISAFAVLTILSSVEFSIAAGFGLFAILALFSLRSEQIEKIEIAYFFGAIAIAVICSVLGTGLLLVIMITSFVLLAAFILDHPRMLKSAHGAKLTLDAIDPEILSDWEVTRAALSARLGVEVMTFQIIELNYVNDLARINVQYRN; this is encoded by the coding sequence ATGGTGGATTTTTCAGATCCCACTTGGGAACTTGTTGCCCGTCTCGCGATTGATACGGTTGCCATGACGTTATTGATTTTTGGGATGTATTATCGTCGCTACCGTGACCGTGAATTGGCGGCGACGGCGTCCATGTTCAACATTTCTGCCTTTGCCGTCCTGACAATCCTATCAAGCGTCGAATTCAGCATCGCAGCGGGGTTTGGTCTCTTTGCCATTCTGGCCCTGTTCAGTTTGCGCTCCGAGCAGATTGAAAAGATCGAGATAGCTTACTTTTTCGGCGCGATCGCAATCGCGGTCATCTGTTCGGTACTCGGGACCGGCCTGCTGCTGGTCATCATGATCACAAGCTTCGTGCTGCTCGCGGCGTTCATTCTTGATCATCCCCGGATGCTCAAATCGGCACATGGCGCGAAGCTGACCCTCGATGCGATTGACCCCGAAATCCTGTCAGACTGGGAGGTAACGCGCGCGGCTTTGTCGGCACGTCTTGGCGTTGAGGTCATGACCTTCCAGATCATCGAGTTGAACTACGTCAACGATCTGGCCCGCATCAACGTCCAATACCGCAACTAG